From Pseudomonas putida, one genomic window encodes:
- a CDS encoding purine-cytosine permease family protein: protein MSQPSSQHQFVENHTVDYVPPAERHGKARDLFTLWFSTNIAPLPIVTGAMVVQVFHLNLLWGLIAIVLGHLIGGVVIALASAQGPQLGIPQMVQSRGQFGRYGALLIVFFTALIYVGFFISNIVLAGKSIHGIAPSVPMPTAIVIGALSATAIGVIGYRFIHSLNRIGTWVMGSALLAGFIMMFTQELPADFFSRGAFNLSGFIATVSLGTIWQISFSPYTSDYSRYLPKEVGIAKPFWATYFGATLGTILCFSFGAVAVLCVPQGTDAMDAVKQATGWLGPILMVLFLLNIISHNALNLYGAVLSIVTAIQTFFAQWTPSIKVRVMLAAVILVACGMVALNASADFIGHFIGLILALLLVLVPWASINLIDFYLIKKGEYDIASIFRADGGIYGRFNPHAIIAYACGILVQLPFANTSLYVGPYSNIVEGADLSWLFGLIVTVPLYYCLATRGKAAEQAGRVVSVND from the coding sequence ATGTCCCAACCGTCATCGCAACACCAGTTTGTCGAGAATCACACGGTCGATTACGTTCCACCTGCCGAGCGCCACGGGAAGGCCCGCGACCTGTTCACCCTCTGGTTCAGTACCAACATCGCGCCACTGCCCATCGTCACCGGCGCCATGGTGGTCCAGGTGTTCCACCTGAACCTGTTGTGGGGCCTGATCGCCATCGTGTTGGGCCACCTGATCGGGGGTGTGGTCATCGCCCTGGCCTCTGCGCAGGGACCGCAGCTGGGCATTCCACAGATGGTGCAGAGCCGCGGCCAGTTCGGGCGTTATGGTGCCCTGCTGATCGTGTTCTTCACGGCATTGATCTATGTTGGCTTCTTCATTTCCAACATCGTATTGGCAGGCAAGTCGATCCACGGCATTGCGCCGAGCGTGCCGATGCCTACGGCGATCGTCATCGGTGCGCTGAGCGCCACGGCGATCGGTGTCATCGGCTACCGCTTCATTCATAGCCTCAACCGCATCGGCACCTGGGTGATGGGGTCGGCGTTGCTGGCCGGTTTCATCATGATGTTTACCCAAGAGTTGCCGGCCGACTTCTTCAGCCGGGGCGCGTTCAACCTGTCCGGCTTCATCGCCACCGTCTCGCTGGGCACCATCTGGCAGATCAGTTTCTCGCCGTACACTTCCGACTACTCGCGCTACCTGCCCAAAGAGGTCGGTATCGCCAAGCCGTTCTGGGCGACGTATTTCGGCGCCACCCTGGGCACCATACTGTGCTTCAGCTTCGGTGCAGTGGCAGTGCTGTGCGTGCCCCAAGGCACCGACGCGATGGACGCGGTCAAGCAGGCCACCGGCTGGCTGGGCCCGATCCTGATGGTGCTGTTCCTGCTCAATATCATCAGCCACAACGCGCTCAACCTGTACGGCGCGGTGCTGTCGATCGTCACGGCCATCCAGACGTTCTTCGCCCAATGGACGCCTAGCATCAAGGTGCGGGTAATGCTGGCTGCGGTGATTCTGGTGGCGTGCGGGATGGTCGCCCTGAATGCATCGGCGGACTTCATCGGTCACTTCATCGGGCTGATCCTGGCGCTGTTGCTGGTGCTGGTGCCGTGGGCTTCGATCAACCTGATCGACTTTTACCTGATCAAGAAAGGCGAGTACGACATCGCCTCGATCTTCCGCGCCGATGGCGGGATTTACGGGCGCTTCAACCCCCACGCGATCATTGCCTATGCGTGCGGGATTCTGGTGCAGTTGCCGTTTGCCAACACATCGCTGTATGTAGGGCCCTATTCGAACATCGTCGAGGGCGCGGATCTGTCCTGGCTGTTCGGCCTGATCGTGACGGTGCCGCTGTACTACTGCCTGGCCACGCGCGGCAAGGCTGCCGAGCAGGCGGGGCGGGTTGTGAGTGTCAACGACTGA
- a CDS encoding methyl-accepting chemotaxis protein — protein MQLRNMKIGIRAASVFALLGALVLFMGLIALYETRQMDAATDEIRVTWMPAVVALGDVSTNLGRARAITMRAALDDNPTERMRNIELFKGINEQLDKGLKEYEATIIAADDRALFNALIAAHQQYFDLQAQVLKDIAAGRMAEARQQISGPLTQYADNMMKALSALTTYNSTGAEQASQRSSDVADEAFAAIIGSLLVIMIALVAIATVLTRSIVVPLADAVAVAERVATGDLTREITVTGRDEPALLLRALSRMQASLRDTIRKIAASSDQLASASEELHTVTEDTSRGLHQQSAEIDQAATAVNQMTAAVEEVANNAVSTADASQGADRSTRDGRDQVNQALASIQHLVDDVTGTSAEIEQLASSANEISRVLDVIGSIAGQTNLLALNAAIEAARAGEAGRGFAVVADEVRALAHRTQQSTAEIEQMIAGIQNGTERAVTAMHSSQGRATGTLEVAQGAGQALEVIAEAIASINQRNLVIASASEEQAQVAREVDRNLVNIRDLAMQTSAGANQTSAAAQDLSRLAVDLNGMVAQFKV, from the coding sequence ATGCAGTTACGGAATATGAAGATCGGCATTCGCGCTGCCAGCGTATTTGCCCTGTTGGGCGCCCTGGTCCTGTTCATGGGCCTTATCGCCCTCTATGAAACCCGGCAGATGGACGCGGCTACGGACGAAATCCGCGTCACCTGGATGCCTGCCGTGGTCGCCCTCGGTGACGTCAGCACCAACCTTGGCCGCGCCCGTGCTATCACCATGCGCGCTGCGCTGGATGACAACCCCACTGAGCGCATGCGCAACATCGAGTTGTTCAAAGGCATCAATGAGCAGCTCGACAAGGGCCTGAAAGAGTATGAGGCCACCATCATCGCCGCCGATGACCGTGCCCTGTTCAACGCACTGATCGCGGCCCATCAACAGTATTTCGACCTGCAGGCACAGGTACTCAAAGACATCGCTGCCGGTCGGATGGCCGAGGCCAGGCAACAGATCAGCGGCCCACTCACGCAGTATGCCGATAACATGATGAAAGCGCTGTCGGCGTTGACCACCTACAACAGCACCGGCGCCGAACAGGCCTCCCAGCGCAGCAGCGACGTGGCCGACGAAGCCTTTGCGGCCATTATCGGTTCATTGCTGGTGATCATGATTGCCTTGGTAGCCATTGCCACCGTGCTCACCCGTAGCATCGTCGTGCCGTTGGCAGATGCCGTGGCCGTGGCCGAACGTGTGGCCACGGGCGACCTGACGCGGGAAATCACGGTTACCGGTCGCGATGAGCCAGCCTTGCTGCTGCGCGCCCTGAGCCGCATGCAGGCCAGCCTGCGCGATACCATTCGCAAGATTGCGGCCTCGTCGGACCAGCTGGCCTCGGCCTCGGAAGAGCTGCACACCGTTACCGAAGATACCAGCCGTGGCCTGCACCAACAGAGCGCGGAAATCGACCAGGCGGCCACGGCCGTCAACCAGATGACTGCCGCCGTGGAAGAAGTGGCGAACAACGCGGTGAGCACTGCCGATGCGTCCCAGGGCGCCGACCGCAGCACGCGCGATGGCCGCGATCAGGTCAACCAGGCGCTGGCCTCGATCCAGCACCTGGTCGATGACGTGACCGGCACCTCTGCCGAAATCGAGCAGTTGGCCAGCAGCGCCAACGAGATCAGCCGCGTGCTCGATGTTATTGGCTCGATTGCCGGGCAGACCAACCTGCTGGCCCTCAACGCTGCCATCGAAGCTGCGCGCGCCGGTGAGGCGGGCCGTGGTTTTGCCGTGGTCGCCGATGAAGTGCGCGCCCTGGCCCACCGCACCCAGCAGTCCACCGCCGAAATCGAACAGATGATTGCCGGGATTCAGAACGGTACCGAGCGGGCGGTCACGGCCATGCACAGCAGCCAGGGGCGTGCCACCGGTACGCTGGAAGTGGCACAAGGTGCCGGGCAGGCGCTGGAAGTGATTGCCGAGGCGATCGCGTCGATCAACCAGCGCAACCTGGTGATCGCCAGTGCTTCGGAAGAACAGGCACAAGTGGCGCGGGAAGTGGACCGCAACCTGGTCAACATCCGCGACCTGGCGATGCAGACATCGGCGGGCGCCAACCAGACCAGCGCGGCGGCACAAGACTTGTCGCGGTTGGCGGTGGACCTGAATGGCATGGTGGCGCAGTTCAAGGTTTGA
- a CDS encoding GNAT family N-acetyltransferase, with protein MFILSRLDSVPPESFQNQIRDLVIHHVGELSSVAIRADNPLYPLYQYGVGMEVHQYLQAMDGTRGLAVQLTLALDAEAPDQMLGFALTLPAQDTPQACALAFLAVVPGHRRHGIGRALLADVQARFASVELNAFANQVPWFEARGMQVVAASGPQVLMSSTGQASGALIGRLDIAPIYQATEVHQIHTYLLNQQGEDAMIEAEQQRDEWLDELTEQARACVRQRKTVH; from the coding sequence ATGTTCATTCTGAGCCGCCTTGACAGCGTGCCGCCCGAATCTTTCCAGAATCAGATCCGTGACCTAGTGATCCACCATGTCGGTGAACTGAGCAGCGTCGCCATTCGTGCCGACAATCCGTTGTACCCGCTGTACCAGTACGGCGTCGGCATGGAGGTGCATCAGTACCTGCAGGCCATGGACGGCACTCGCGGCCTGGCCGTGCAGCTGACCCTGGCGCTGGACGCCGAAGCCCCCGACCAGATGCTCGGTTTCGCCCTGACGTTGCCAGCCCAGGACACTCCGCAGGCCTGTGCACTGGCCTTTCTCGCCGTTGTGCCCGGGCATCGCCGCCACGGTATCGGCCGCGCCTTGCTGGCCGATGTGCAGGCGCGCTTTGCCAGCGTCGAACTGAACGCGTTTGCCAACCAGGTGCCTTGGTTCGAAGCGCGGGGCATGCAGGTGGTAGCCGCCAGCGGGCCGCAAGTGTTGATGAGCAGCACCGGCCAGGCCAGCGGCGCGCTGATCGGCCGGCTTGATATCGCGCCGATTTACCAGGCCACTGAAGTGCACCAGATTCACACCTACCTGCTCAATCAGCAGGGTGAAGATGCGATGATCGAAGCCGAGCAACAGCGCGATGAGTGGTTGGATGAGCTGACTGAACAGGCTCGCGCCTGTGTGAGGCAACGCAAGACAGTGCATTGA
- the argC gene encoding N-acetyl-gamma-glutamyl-phosphate reductase — translation MRTPIVFIDGDQGTTGLQIHARLQGRTDLQLLTLPEAERKHPQRRSDAINSADIALLCLPDDAAREAVSAIRNPALRVIDASSAHRTTPGWVYGLPELDERQAERIALAKRVSNPGCYPTGAIALLRPLVQAGLLPADYPLSIHAISGYSGGGRAAVERHEQPGAQRAPTLQMYGLELAHKHVPEIQLHAGLAARPVFLPGYAAYRQGIVLSIPLQLRLLPGQIRAEHLQACLEQHYQGARHVTVAPLHQQGPASPLDPEALNDSNDLHLSLYANPEHGQVLLTAVFDNLGKGASGAAVQNLELMLAALQAQG, via the coding sequence ATGCGTACCCCAATTGTCTTCATCGACGGCGACCAAGGCACCACCGGCCTGCAGATCCATGCCCGCCTGCAAGGGCGCACCGATCTGCAACTGCTGACCCTGCCCGAGGCAGAACGCAAGCACCCACAACGGCGCAGCGACGCCATCAACAGCGCCGACATCGCCCTGCTCTGCCTACCCGACGACGCTGCGCGCGAGGCCGTGTCGGCCATCCGCAACCCAGCGCTGCGGGTGATCGATGCAAGCTCCGCGCATCGCACCACCCCGGGCTGGGTCTACGGGCTGCCTGAACTGGACGAGCGGCAGGCCGAGCGCATTGCCCTGGCCAAGCGGGTCAGCAACCCTGGCTGCTACCCCACTGGCGCCATCGCCCTGCTGCGCCCGCTGGTGCAGGCCGGCCTGTTGCCCGCCGACTACCCGCTGAGCATCCATGCCATTTCCGGCTATTCCGGCGGTGGCCGTGCGGCGGTCGAGCGCCATGAGCAGCCCGGGGCTCAGCGCGCGCCGACGTTGCAGATGTACGGCCTGGAGCTTGCGCACAAGCACGTGCCGGAAATCCAGCTGCACGCCGGCCTGGCAGCCCGGCCGGTGTTCTTGCCTGGCTACGCGGCCTATCGCCAGGGCATCGTGCTGAGCATCCCGCTGCAGTTGCGCCTGTTGCCAGGGCAGATCCGCGCCGAGCACTTGCAGGCCTGCCTTGAACAGCACTACCAGGGCGCACGCCATGTGACCGTCGCACCCCTGCACCAGCAGGGGCCGGCCTCACCGCTGGACCCTGAGGCATTGAACGACAGCAACGATTTGCACCTGAGCTTGTACGCCAACCCCGAACACGGCCAGGTACTGCTCACGGCAGTGTTCGACAACCTGGGCAAGGGCGCCTCGGGTGCGGCGGTGCAAAACCTCGAGCTGATGCTTGCCGCGCTGCAGGCCCAAGGCTGA
- a CDS encoding LysR family transcriptional regulator — protein sequence MREISLDRLRTLVVITDLGSFAEAARQLNLAPPTISLHVAELEARVGAPLLTRNRNQVRPTAIGETLLVRARRLLADADLALDEVRRQVEGLAGRVRLGASTGAIAHLLPQALEHLRVAHPGIDVQVQVLTSQASLVRLREGALDIGLVALPQVAGKGIKVTAWRRDPILAYVPADWQPPARVTPAWLGQRALILNDSSTQLSRVTAEWFAAAGLYPEPRIELNYNDAIKSLVGAGYGATLLPQEGEMAELDRRIARRPLRPGLWRQLGIACREGEVERATGYVLQALERLRQ from the coding sequence ATGCGTGAAATCAGCCTCGATCGCCTCCGCACCCTTGTGGTCATCACCGACCTCGGGTCTTTCGCCGAGGCCGCGCGCCAGCTCAACCTGGCGCCGCCTACCATCAGCCTGCACGTGGCCGAACTCGAGGCGCGGGTGGGGGCGCCGCTGTTGACCCGCAACCGTAACCAGGTACGCCCCACCGCCATTGGCGAAACCCTGCTGGTACGCGCCCGCCGCCTGTTGGCCGATGCCGATCTTGCTCTGGATGAAGTGCGGCGGCAGGTCGAAGGGCTGGCAGGACGGGTGCGCCTGGGCGCCTCGACCGGCGCCATTGCCCACCTGTTACCGCAGGCATTGGAGCACCTGCGGGTGGCACATCCCGGTATCGATGTGCAGGTGCAGGTCCTGACCTCCCAGGCTTCGCTGGTGCGCCTGCGCGAAGGCGCCCTGGATATCGGGCTGGTGGCCTTGCCGCAGGTAGCGGGCAAGGGCATCAAGGTCACCGCCTGGCGGCGCGACCCGATCCTGGCCTACGTGCCGGCAGACTGGCAGCCGCCTGCCCGGGTCACCCCGGCCTGGCTGGGGCAGCGAGCGCTGATTCTCAATGACAGCAGCACCCAGCTTTCGCGGGTGACCGCAGAATGGTTCGCTGCCGCCGGGCTGTATCCTGAGCCGCGGATCGAGTTGAACTACAACGACGCGATCAAAAGCCTGGTGGGGGCCGGTTATGGCGCTACCTTGCTGCCCCAGGAAGGCGAGATGGCCGAGCTGGACCGGCGCATTGCCCGCCGGCCGCTGCGCCCTGGGTTGTGGCGGCAACTAGGGATTGCCTGTCGGGAAGGCGAGGTCGAGCGGGCGACGGGGTACGTGCTGCAGGCGCTGGAGCGGTTGCGCCAGTAG
- a CDS encoding TIGR04211 family SH3 domain-containing protein, with translation MPESRPASLALPALRGSLIAALVALAAPAHAQEPASDARWVSDSLSTYVRSGPTDGHRIVGTLKSGQKLTLIGTQGNYSQVRGQNGDLVWILSSDLQSVPGQSERLPELDAQVAQLSEQLKTIDDSWKNRVQGMQETLDSRKKLADELQARNQALNEQLDQAQSNLRDAQARLGDENKQVMMRYMVYGGSIAGAGLLAGLILPALTRGRKKNDRWF, from the coding sequence ATGCCTGAATCCCGCCCAGCCTCCCTCGCCCTCCCTGCCCTGCGCGGCAGCTTGATCGCCGCCCTTGTGGCGCTTGCCGCCCCCGCGCATGCCCAAGAGCCGGCCAGCGATGCGCGCTGGGTCAGCGACAGCCTGAGCACCTATGTACGCAGCGGCCCCACCGACGGGCACCGCATCGTCGGCACACTCAAATCCGGACAGAAGCTGACCCTGATCGGCACCCAGGGCAACTACAGCCAGGTGCGCGGGCAGAACGGTGACCTGGTGTGGATTCTCTCCAGCGACCTGCAATCGGTCCCGGGCCAAAGCGAGCGTTTGCCTGAACTTGACGCACAAGTGGCGCAGTTGTCCGAGCAGCTGAAAACCATCGACGACAGCTGGAAGAACCGCGTGCAGGGTATGCAGGAAACCCTCGACTCGCGCAAGAAACTGGCCGACGAACTGCAAGCACGCAACCAGGCATTGAACGAACAGCTCGATCAGGCCCAGTCGAACCTACGCGACGCGCAGGCGCGCCTGGGCGATGAGAACAAGCAAGTCATGATGCGCTACATGGTCTACGGCGGCAGCATTGCCGGCGCGGGCCTGTTGGCGGGGCTGATCCTGCCGGCGCTGACCCGCGGCCGCAAGAAGAACGACCGCTGGTTCTGA
- a CDS encoding VOC family protein, which produces MTAKNTICLWFDHDAQDAAHFYASTFPDSEVIAVHQAPSDYPSGKAGDVITVEFTVMGIPCVGLNGGKAFSHSEAFSFQVSTEDQAETDRLWHAIVSNGGQESVCGWCKDKWGISWQVCPRVLIEAIGNPDRAAAKRAFEAMMGMGKIDVAAIEAALRG; this is translated from the coding sequence ATGACTGCCAAGAACACGATTTGCCTGTGGTTCGATCACGACGCGCAGGACGCTGCGCACTTCTACGCCAGTACGTTTCCCGACAGTGAGGTGATCGCGGTGCACCAGGCACCGAGCGACTACCCCTCAGGCAAGGCGGGTGATGTGATCACGGTCGAGTTCACCGTCATGGGCATCCCTTGCGTGGGGCTCAATGGCGGCAAGGCATTCAGCCACTCAGAGGCGTTCTCGTTCCAGGTCAGCACTGAGGACCAGGCCGAGACCGATCGACTGTGGCACGCCATCGTCAGCAATGGTGGGCAAGAGAGCGTCTGCGGCTGGTGCAAGGACAAGTGGGGGATATCCTGGCAGGTCTGCCCAAGGGTGCTGATCGAGGCCATTGGCAACCCGGACAGGGCGGCAGCAAAGCGGGCCTTCGAGGCGATGATGGGCATGGGCAAGATCGATGTGGCCGCCATCGAGGCGGCGCTGCGCGGCTGA
- a CDS encoding EamA family transporter, whose translation MPLKDLLIALVVIVAWGVNFVVIKVGLDGLPPMLLGALRFLLVAFPAILLVKRPNLPWGWLIAYGATISLGQFAFLFQAMYSGMPPGLASLVLQSQAFFTLGFAALFLGERLRLASLLGLLVAASGLALIGSEDSGHVPMVALLLTLCAGAMWGMGNIITRRFGSVDLVALVIWGGLIPPLPFLALSWWLEGPERIGHALANIGWSSVLALAYLAFVATMLGYSLWSTLLSRHPAGKVAPFSLLVPVIGLSSSAWLLGERLTAVQGWGALLVMLGLLVNVFGPKLGQRLRAASAQ comes from the coding sequence ATGCCGCTCAAGGACCTGCTGATCGCCCTGGTGGTGATCGTCGCCTGGGGAGTCAATTTCGTGGTCATCAAGGTAGGCCTTGATGGTCTGCCGCCGATGTTGTTGGGGGCGCTGCGCTTTCTGCTGGTTGCGTTCCCGGCGATCCTGCTGGTCAAACGGCCTAACCTGCCATGGGGCTGGCTGATCGCCTATGGCGCCACGATCTCCCTGGGCCAGTTCGCTTTCCTGTTCCAGGCCATGTACAGCGGCATGCCGCCAGGCCTGGCGTCACTGGTGTTGCAGTCCCAGGCTTTCTTCACCCTTGGCTTTGCCGCGCTGTTTCTAGGGGAGCGCTTGCGCCTGGCAAGCCTGCTGGGTTTGCTGGTGGCAGCCAGCGGGCTGGCGTTGATCGGCAGCGAGGACAGTGGCCACGTGCCAATGGTGGCGCTACTGCTTACCCTGTGTGCAGGCGCCATGTGGGGCATGGGCAACATCATCACAAGGCGTTTTGGCTCGGTCGACCTGGTTGCGCTGGTGATATGGGGCGGGCTGATCCCGCCGCTGCCGTTCCTGGCCTTGTCGTGGTGGCTGGAAGGGCCGGAACGCATCGGCCATGCGTTGGCCAATATCGGCTGGAGCTCGGTGCTGGCGCTGGCTTACCTGGCGTTCGTAGCCACCATGCTCGGCTACAGCCTGTGGAGCACCCTGCTGTCGCGGCACCCGGCGGGCAAAGTTGCGCCGTTCTCGTTGCTGGTGCCGGTAATCGGCTTGAGTTCGTCCGCCTGGTTGCTGGGGGAGCGGCTCACGGCGGTGCAGGGGTGGGGGGCGCTGCTGGTGATGCTCGGGTTGCTGGTCAATGTGTTCGGACCCAAGCTTGGCCAGCGCTTACGGGCCGCCAGCGCGCAATAA
- a CDS encoding YbjQ family protein, whose protein sequence is MIISTTSQLEGRPIAEYLGVVSSESVQGINFVRDFFARFRDFFGGRSQTLEGALRLAREQATEELKVRARQLQADAVVGVDFEISMPSVQGGMVVVFATGTAVRLK, encoded by the coding sequence ATGATCATCTCCACCACCAGCCAGCTCGAAGGCCGGCCAATCGCTGAGTACCTTGGCGTAGTCAGCTCCGAATCGGTGCAAGGCATCAACTTCGTGCGCGATTTCTTTGCACGCTTTCGCGACTTCTTCGGCGGCCGTTCACAGACGCTGGAGGGCGCGCTACGCCTTGCCCGCGAGCAGGCGACCGAGGAGCTGAAAGTCCGGGCACGGCAGTTGCAAGCCGATGCAGTGGTGGGTGTGGATTTCGAAATCAGCATGCCCTCAGTGCAAGGCGGCATGGTCGTAGTGTTCGCCACGGGCACCGCTGTGCGCCTGAAATAA
- the ampC gene encoding class C beta-lactamase — MHFASLTAAAALALIAAPANAADPLQAQVDAIIHPLMQEQDIAGMAVGLYVDGKAHYFSYGVASKADDRAITADTLFEIGSLSKTYTATLAALASAEGKLDLDAPAQRYQPALAGTALGKASVLELGAYSAACLPLQFPDTVQTDAQALEFFRTWKPRAAHGTQRCYSNPSLGLFGDLAARAQQQPFAELMSKSLLPQMGLKHTYLQVPASAQGLYAQGYDAQNRAVHVNPGPYADQAYAIKTSASDLLRYVRLHMQPAELSPALRNAAAITQSGYFQVGAMTQGLGWERYPYPTALDTLVDGNSSRMVREPQPTQRLTPTRPALAQAWYNKTGSTSGFGAYAAFIPAEGKAIVLLANRNYPNEERVRAAYRILSRIGR; from the coding sequence ATGCACTTCGCTTCCCTGACTGCCGCCGCCGCGCTGGCCTTGATTGCCGCCCCTGCAAACGCAGCCGATCCGCTGCAGGCTCAGGTGGACGCCATCATCCACCCACTGATGCAGGAGCAGGACATCGCCGGCATGGCCGTAGGGCTGTACGTCGACGGCAAAGCGCACTACTTCAGCTACGGCGTGGCCAGCAAGGCCGACGACAGGGCTATCACCGCCGATACGCTGTTCGAGATCGGTTCCCTGAGCAAAACCTACACCGCCACCCTTGCCGCACTGGCCAGCGCCGAAGGCAAGCTCGATCTCGACGCCCCGGCCCAACGCTACCAGCCAGCGCTTGCCGGCACGGCGCTGGGCAAGGCCAGCGTGCTCGAACTGGGGGCTTACAGCGCCGCGTGCCTGCCCCTGCAGTTCCCTGACACTGTGCAGACTGATGCGCAAGCGCTGGAGTTCTTCCGAACCTGGAAGCCTCGTGCCGCACACGGCACCCAACGCTGCTATTCGAACCCAAGCCTTGGGCTGTTCGGTGACCTGGCGGCACGTGCGCAGCAGCAGCCATTCGCTGAACTGATGAGCAAAAGCCTGTTGCCGCAAATGGGCCTGAAGCATACCTACCTTCAGGTACCTGCCAGCGCGCAGGGCCTCTATGCCCAAGGGTATGACGCGCAAAACCGGGCGGTGCACGTCAACCCGGGCCCGTATGCCGATCAGGCCTATGCAATCAAGACCAGCGCCAGCGACCTGCTGCGCTACGTGCGGCTGCACATGCAGCCAGCCGAGCTATCGCCTGCGTTGAGAAACGCGGCCGCCATCACCCAGTCGGGCTATTTCCAGGTCGGCGCAATGACCCAAGGCCTGGGATGGGAACGCTACCCCTACCCCACAGCGCTCGATACGCTGGTCGATGGCAACAGCTCACGGATGGTTCGGGAGCCTCAGCCCACCCAGCGCCTTACCCCGACGCGCCCCGCCCTGGCCCAGGCCTGGTACAACAAGACCGGTTCCACAAGCGGTTTTGGTGCCTATGCCGCGTTCATTCCGGCCGAAGGCAAGGCCATCGTGCTTCTCGCAAACCGTAATTATCCCAACGAGGAACGTGTGCGTGCAGCCTACCGGATCCTCTCCCGTATTGGCCGCTGA
- a CDS encoding bile acid:sodium symporter family protein, which produces MKHLRMLFDNFTLALLGVVLIATVLPCSGDGAVYFGWLTNLAIGLLFFLHGAKLSREAIIAGAGHWRLHLLVFSCTFVLFPLLGLAFKPLFVPLVGNELYLGVLYLCALPATVQSAIAFTSLARGNVPAAICSAAASSLIGIFLTPLLVMLLLGAGGETGSGLDAVLKITLQLLVPFVAGQIARRWIGAWVKRNARWLKLVDQSSILLVVYTAFSEAVVTGLWHTVSPQHLAGLFAVCGILLAVVLFGTRLLGKVLGFSLEDRITILFAGSKKSLATGVPMAQVLFVGSGIGAMILPLMLFHQIQLMVCAVLAQRYASRVEEGEAAAASS; this is translated from the coding sequence ATGAAGCATTTGCGCATGTTGTTCGACAACTTCACCCTGGCCCTGCTCGGGGTGGTGCTGATCGCCACCGTGCTGCCCTGTTCTGGCGATGGCGCGGTGTATTTCGGTTGGTTGACCAACCTGGCCATCGGCCTGCTGTTCTTCCTTCACGGTGCCAAACTGTCACGCGAGGCGATTATCGCCGGGGCGGGGCACTGGCGCCTGCACTTGCTGGTGTTCTCCTGCACCTTCGTGTTGTTCCCATTGCTTGGCCTGGCGTTCAAGCCACTGTTCGTGCCACTGGTGGGCAACGAGTTGTATCTGGGCGTGCTGTACCTGTGCGCTTTGCCGGCCACCGTGCAGTCGGCGATCGCCTTCACGTCGTTGGCCCGCGGCAACGTGCCGGCAGCCATTTGCAGTGCAGCGGCCTCCAGCCTGATCGGGATCTTCCTGACACCGCTGCTGGTGATGCTGTTGCTGGGGGCCGGAGGGGAAACCGGTTCGGGGCTGGACGCCGTGCTGAAAATCACCCTGCAACTGTTGGTACCCTTCGTCGCCGGGCAGATCGCGCGCCGCTGGATCGGGGCCTGGGTCAAGCGCAATGCGCGCTGGCTCAAACTGGTCGATCAGAGTTCGATCCTGCTGGTGGTCTACACCGCGTTCAGTGAGGCGGTGGTGACGGGCTTGTGGCACACCGTATCGCCACAGCATCTTGCAGGCTTGTTCGCCGTGTGCGGGATCCTGCTGGCGGTGGTGCTGTTCGGCACGCGGCTGCTGGGCAAGGTGCTGGGGTTCAGCCTTGAAGACCGCATCACCATTCTGTTTGCAGGGTCCAAGAAGAGCCTGGCTACGGGCGTGCCAATGGCGCAGGTGCTGTTCGTGGGCAGTGGCATCGGGGCCATGATCTTGCCGCTGATGCTGTTCCATCAGATCCAGTTGATGGTGTGTGCGGTGCTGGCGCAGCGGTATGCAAGCCGAGTGGAGGAAGGCGAGGCGGCTGCAGCTTCCTCGTGA
- a CDS encoding DUF4157 domain-containing protein: MRAASLLCALLLSTAASAEQVCPPGQYPVCLMGCFCAPIDPGQVLKDVEVMAASSLAFGLRQARDEATASGSEPIPLHIRAQLEGWYDFAVLDAARFRVGDEQQISAANALLQNPDVNAVTLIDTIIFRHARDAEDNVALWAHELKHVQQYQELGVEEFARRYTRNYQALEEPAYKVEAEVSKALRQRSSGQAR; the protein is encoded by the coding sequence ATGAGAGCGGCTAGCCTGCTGTGCGCCCTGCTGCTGAGCACTGCGGCCTCTGCCGAACAGGTGTGCCCACCGGGGCAGTACCCAGTCTGCCTGATGGGCTGCTTCTGTGCGCCGATCGACCCCGGCCAGGTGCTCAAGGACGTCGAGGTCATGGCCGCCAGTAGCCTGGCCTTCGGCTTGCGCCAGGCGCGCGATGAAGCAACCGCCAGCGGCAGTGAACCGATCCCCTTGCACATACGGGCCCAGCTCGAAGGCTGGTATGACTTCGCCGTGCTCGATGCCGCGCGCTTTCGGGTGGGCGACGAGCAGCAGATCAGCGCTGCCAACGCCCTGCTGCAAAACCCGGATGTGAACGCGGTAACGCTGATCGACACGATCATCTTCCGCCATGCCCGCGATGCCGAGGACAACGTGGCCCTGTGGGCGCATGAACTCAAGCATGTGCAGCAGTATCAGGAACTGGGGGTAGAGGAATTCGCCCGGCGCTATACGCGCAACTACCAGGCGCTGGAAGAGCCCGCCTACAAGGTCGAGGCAGAGGTGAGCAAAGCCTTGCGTCAGCGCAGTTCGGGGCAGGCGCGTTAG